The genomic window ATTTGGGACGTTCCCGCCCCGCGGCTGAAATCTCAGCCGTGGCCGGTTCAGACAGGCTCAATCTTTCCCTAGCCGGAGGCGGGGGGTTCCCACGGATTTTGTCCGCACACGGCCCGGAGGGAAGCAGCGAAGTGACccctgctttgggttctgaaaacgcCGAGTGTCGGGGCGAGGGGAAAATCAACGCCTGACCGGACCCTGTCCAGATACGGTGTTTCCGTCGCATTCCTTTCCATAGCTTTcctttttttcaacctttcctgcCCGCGTTTGCCAGGGGACGCCGGGGACCCGACCCTGGAGCTTTGTGTAACACCCCAGAATGTCGGACACATTGAGGGGAGTTACCGTCTTTGAAGGAAccgcaggacgcctgggtcctctcctcagttgggggaggggagtggggtctagtagtttaagcagggggctgggagccaggtgtcatggcgtccccgggcgatgctctggaacggctccctacgaagccaggcaggactctggggaagtctcctctcggggagcagcctgtctgcaggacacacagctcccccggctccaccttcctgggtctgacctcggagccttcagcctcctctgcccctccctgcgcttcccacagcgagtccgcccaggcggggtcctgggggggcaagagggtcctgccccccaactccgcagtcagacgggactctcagccagccagtaacacagaaggtttattagacgacaggaacatggtctgacacagagcttgtaggtacagagaacgggacccctcagccgggtctgtcttggggggcagggaggccagagccccatctggccCTCCCTACATTTCCCCAGCCGGCTccaaaactgaaactctcccccccccccccccccgtctggcctttgtctctatcccaggccaggaggccactTGATCTCTTTGTTCGCCAACACtttcagctctcaccttgcaggggggaagggcccaggccatcagtagccaggagacagggtgtcggccattctctgtgcagacaccatcacactggccctctagggctctgcaacaatcacacaccccccttatcccaccacctagagacttaataaagacataggggaaactgaggcactcacacactattcagagagaacattaagaacagccccacttcatcacaccaggactcctgggttctctccctggctctgggaggggagtgggggctgatgggttagagcggggggcggggggctaggTGTTAGGTCTGCTGAGTTACATATTCAGCCCTACCCCAGTGTTTGTTCCACACACCCTGAGCTAGTTTCCGCCTCCCTTTCTTTCACTGTCAGCCAAGCCCTGGGGGGATCAGAGATGAAGCGCTGGggcacttggatcctgctgatTGGGGTTCTTTTTCTCTATCCTACACCATGAGCCCCAAGCAGAGAGAGACCCCACAGGCCAGCTCCAGCCCGGCCCCGGCTCGGTGGAGCTGAGCGACGGGACCTGCACCTTCCGCTTGAATTACGCCGCCTTCCAGGCCGAGTTCCCCCAGCTGAAGAGATACCGGTGCCGGGAGCTGATCCCAGGGGACGGAGTCTGCTCCGGGCCCCTGGGGcagcccctgctgctcctggccgtGAAATCCCACCCAGCGTCCACCGCCAGACGGGCCACCGCCCGCCGCACCTGGGCCCGGCCCAGGCTCCTGGCGGGCTACCGGGTCTGCCCCGTCTTCCTCGTGGGGGTGTCGCCCGACCCccggcacatggggctgctggaagAGGAGAGTCAGGAATTCGGGGACGTGGTGCTGTGGGATTTCGCCGACAGTCACCCCAACCTGTCACTCAAGGAACTCTGCTTCCTGCGCTGGGTGGGGGCGCGCTGCAGGCAGGCGGATTTCATCTTCAAAGgtgagcccggacgcctgggttctcgccccggctctgggagggaagggggggctggtgggtcagaatGGGGGGtgagctggcagccaggactcctgggttctctccccagttctgggagtgcagtgggggctggtgggttagagcagcgggggctggcagccaggactcctgggttctctccccggctctgggtgggcagtgggggctggtggtttaGAGCAGAgcgggctggcagccaggactcctgggttctctccccggctctgggtgggcagtgggggctggtggtttagagcagggcgggctggcagccaggactcctgggttctctccccggctctgggtgggcagtgggggctggtggtttagagcagggcgggctggcagccaggactcctgggttctctccccggctctgggtgggcagtgggggctggtggtttagagcagggcgggctggcagccaggactcctggattccatATTCAGTTCTGCTTCCGTGTTTGTACAACACACCGGGGACTAGtttgtgctttttttctttcactttcgGTCAAGGCTCGACGGGAGTGGAAATGATTCGCTGGAGCCGTCCGGCATTTCTGAAGAAAGTGTTCGTGGTGGGGACGGTGGTCGTGGTGGGGATGGTGGTCGTGGTGGTGGGGGCGGGTTTAGGGAGTGGCGGTTTTGGGCTGCTTTGGACCCTGTACATCAAGCCGAGACAGAACCtgcaggccagccccagccccggccatGGCCCCGGCTCTGTGGAGCTGAGCGACGGGACCTGCACCTTCCGCTTGAATTACACCGCCTTCCAGGCCGAGTTCCCCCAGCTACAGAGCTACCGGTGCCGGGAGCTGATCCCAGGGGACGGCGTCTGCTCCGGGCCCCCGGGGcagcccctgctgctcctggccgtGAAATCCCACCCAGCGTCCACCGCCAGACGGGCCACCGCCCGCCGCACCTGGGCCCGgcccaggctcctggggggcTATCGGGTCCACCCCGTCTTCCTCGTGGGGGTGTCGCCCGACCCccggcacatggggctgctggaagAGGAGAGTCAGGAATTCGGGGACGTGGTGCTGTGGGATTTCGCCGAGAGTCACCACAACCTGTCACTCAAGGAACTCTGCTTCCTGCGCTGGGTGGGGGCGCGCTGCGGGCAGGCGGATTTCATCTTCAAAGGTGAgtccggacgcctgggttctcgccccggctctgggaggggaggggggctgctggttagagcaggggggttgcaagccaggactcctgggttctctccccggctctgggaggggagtgggggctggtgggttagagcagggggggctgggagccaggactcctgggttctctccccagctctggaaggggggtgggagctggtgggttagagatgggtgggctggcagccaggactcctgggttctctccccagctctggaaggggggtgggggctggtgggttagagatgggtgggctgggagccaggactcctgggttctctccccggctctggcgAGGCCATCCGGCCCCCAGCTGCACCCTCCCCAGCGTCTTTTCCTTCCTCCAGGGGACGACGACGAGTTTGTGAACCCCCCCGCCCTGGTGACCTACCTGAGCCAGACACCCAACGCCTCCCAGGTCATCCACGGTAACATCCAGCGACATTCAGTCGTGATGAGAGCTGGGAAATATCGTGTCTCCTCCACCCTGTTCCCCCAGGGCAAATACCCCTTCTTCCCCTCCGGGGGCGGGTTCCTCATGCCCAGGGCCAGCATCCCGGCCCTGGCCGCGGCCACTGAGCGCATCCCCGTCTTCCCGCTGGACGACGTCTACTTCGGCTTCCTGGCCCTGGCCGCCGGGCTGCGGTACCGGCACGATGACCGATTCCGGGTCTTCGGCATGCAGGATGAGCTGTGTCAGTACGCGGAATCATTGTTGGTGCACGGGGTGTCGCTGGACAGGGTGGAGGAGGTGTGGAGTGGGTTGTACAAGGAGCAACGGTGCAATGGGATGGGGCCTCTCCCCTCTTAGGGGCAGcaactcccacccagccccagggcggggactggctacCTGAGGGtggcggggaatggggcatggggcctgtcccctctagggggtgctgaCCAcatgggagtggctgggtgggggcacagagacacatggggagggggtacagagccacatgtggatgggggcaggatgtgtgagtggggctgcagggccatagggggagtgggtgtctgagctGGGGTGAGGGACATATTTGGACAGGGGGTGTGTTATAAAtatcaagggaagggtaaacacctttaaaatccctcctggccagaggaaaaaccatttcacctgtaaagggttaagaagctcggaTAACCTCGCTTGCCCCTGACGAAAATGAGcagtgaggagacaagttactttcaaagctggagaggggggaaacaaaggctctctcggtctgtgtgttgctttttgCCAGGAccggagcaggaatgcaggtcagaactcctgtaaagggctaataagcaatctagtgagattctgttttgtttaaatggctgagaaaataagctgtgctgaatggaatggatattcctgtttttgtgtctttttgtaagttaaggttttgcctcgagggattctctctgttttgaatccgattaccctgtacggtatttaccatcctgattgtaCAGAAATGATTCTTCTACTTTTTCTTCAatgaaaattcttcttttaagaacctgattgctttttcattgttcttaagatccaagggtttggctctgtggtcacctatgcaaactggggaggatttttatcaaaccttccccaggaaaggagattgtaagatttgggaggattttggggggaaagacgtttccaaacgggctctttcccagtaaccggtgttagacgtttggcggtggcagtgataaagtccaagggcaaaaggtaaaatagtttgtaccttggggaatttttcacctaagctggtaaaagtaagcttaggaggttttcatgcaggtccccacatctgtaccccagagttcagagtgggaaaggaaccttgacagggtgcaAGGACATATGGGGGTGCAGGACCACATGGGGATGAGGCAGATGTGTCTGAATGGGAGTGGCTAGGGggcagccagggtctgcatgggggaggctccctagcaatcccttccctccccccaaagaaaACCTGTTCCAGACTTTCCCCCACCcaaacccaacaaccctccaacttcacacccaggctccttccctgcaATTTACTCCCCCCAGCCTTTGCCCTgcttctgaggggggcagggaacaccgttctgtattgtagtttaaatgaattgttACTCAAAGCTCTGTATTAATATGGCCCGTAAGGAATCGATTTGCCAAAAaagcatttcctgaatctttcCTGTTGGCTGTACTCTTACAGACACACTTGCTGACGGGTACTGTgcaataaatgaccaaaaataattgaaactggtgtgattagaTTGTGTTATTTTTGACAGATAAAAGATGCAGAGTTTGAAACTAGGGTGCGCAGAATTGTTACTTTTGGgggcgcagaattcccccgggAGTAATTGGGGCATTTGGGTTTTCTTCCCTAAATATAGCACCGTCCATTGGTCTTTGTCCAACTTCAGTTTGACCCAGTTCTAtccagatccctctgaattttagctccgTCCTCCAAAAAAGCGTTGGCAACACCCTTGTGACGAGTTGGggcacagaaacccccttgggagctgcctcctgatgtgctgggactacccctgagcccgttttccctgccagcgtGGGACTTCCGCGCCCTGTCTTGTCGAGCCAGACCCGCCCGcctgctgcagacacagacccaggtctgaaccacatcccccacacGCTGCAGGCTGAACTGAAAACAGCCTAAGAAATGCTCCAGTcgccagcacccagatacccagctcccagtggggtccccaaataaatctgttttactcggTATCAAGCTTATtcggggtaaactcataaattgttcgccctctataacactgatagagatgcacGGCTGTTTGCTGCCCCGGGTAATAATAcatgctctgggttaattaataagtaaaaagtgattttattaaatacacaaAGTGGGATttcagtggttccaagtaatgacagacagaaGAAAGTAAATTACTGTCATAAATttcaagggaagggtaaacacctttaaaatccctcctggccagaggaaaaatcctctcacctgtaaagggttaagaagctcggataacctcgctggctcctgacccaaatgaccaatgaggagacaagatactttcaaagctgtggggcgtgggggagaaacaaaggctctctctgtctgtgtgatgcttttgccgggaacagaaaaggaatttgAACTTAGtaggtaatctagctagatatgcgttagattctgtttgtttaaatggctgataaaattcgctgtgctgaatggaatgtagattcctgtttttgtgtccttgTGTAACTTAAcgttttgcctcgagggattctctatgttttcaatcggattaccctgtaaggtatttaccatcctgattgtacagaggtgattcttttactttttttcttcaattaaaattcttcttttaagatcctgattgctttttccttgttcttaagatccaagggtttgggtctgtggtcacctctgcaaattggggaggatttttatcaagccttccccaggaaagggggtgtagggtttggggaggattttggggggaaagacgtttccaagtgggctctttcccggttatatatttg from Natator depressus isolate rNatDep1 chromosome 28, rNatDep2.hap1, whole genome shotgun sequence includes these protein-coding regions:
- the LOC141978769 gene encoding acetylgalactosaminyl-O-glycosyl-glycoprotein beta-1,3-N-acetylglucosaminyltransferase-like produces the protein MAEPTERDPTGQLQPGPGSVELSDGTCTFRLNYAAFQAEFPQLKRYRCRELIPGDGVCSGPLGQPLLLLAVKSHPASTARRATARRTWARPRLLAGYRVCPVFLVGVSPDPRHMGLLEEESQEFGDVVLWDFADSHPNLSLKELCFLRWVGARCRQADFIFKGSTGVEMIRWSRPAFLKKVFVVGTVVVVGMVVVVVGAGLGSGGFGLLWTLYIKPRQNLQASPSPGHGPGSVELSDGTCTFRLNYTAFQAEFPQLQSYRCRELIPGDGVCSGPPGQPLLLLAVKSHPASTARRATARRTWARPRLLGGYRVHPVFLVGVSPDPRHMGLLEEESQEFGDVVLWDFAESHHNLSLKELCFLRWVGARCGQADFIFKGDDDEFVNPPALVTYLSQTPNASQVIHGNIQRHSVVMRAGKYRVSSTLFPQGKYPFFPSGGGFLMPRASIPALAAATERIPVFPLDDVYFGFLALAAGLRYRHDDRFRVFGMQDELCQYAESLLVHGVSLDRVEEVWSGLYKEQRCNGMGPLPS